The Microterricola viridarii nucleotide sequence GGGAGCGCGTGACGGGGCCGTTCTTGCCCTCGGGCCGCAAGCCGATGTCGAGGTCGAGCGGCAGCCGGCTGTCCTCGCTCAGCCTGTTCAGGGCGGCGACGATGGCCTGGGAGCGCTTCTGCGCCGGTTCCGGCTCCAGCCCGGCCGGCCGGTAGACGTACATGACGTCGGCGTCCGAGCCGAAGCCGAGCTCCTGCCCGCCGAAGCGGCCCATGGCGATGACCGCGAACTCGATGCCGTCGTGCGCCTCCCCGCTCTCGGTGGCGGCGACGGGGCCGCGGATGGCGCGCACCAGGCCGTCGATCAGGTTCTCGGTCACATCGCTCAGGCCCTGGCCGAGCTCCTCCACGGTGCAGAGATCCAGGGTGGCGGCAAAGGCGAGCCGCAGCACCTCGCGCCGGCGGATGCCGCGGAGCACCGCGGCGGCGGCATCCGGGCTCTCATGCCGCGCCAGCACAGCGCGGGTCTCCTCCGCCAGGGAGGCGCGGCTGCGGGGGCGCAGCTCCTCATCGCCCTCCAGCCAGGCCACCGACTCGGGGGTCAGCTCGAGCAGCTCGCCGATGAAGCGGGAGCCGGAGAGCACCCGGGTGAGCCGCTCGGCGGCACCGGAGGAGTCGCGCAGCATGCGCAGGAACCAGTGCGTGCCGCCCAGGCTGTCGCTCAGCCGGCGGAAGGCGAGCAGGCCGTAGTCCGGGTCGGCGCCGTCGGCGAACCACTGCAGCATCACCGGCAGCAGGTGGCGCTGGATGGTGGCGCGGCGGGAGACGCCGGCGGTGAGCGCGGCGATGTGGGCGAGCGCGCCGCGCGGGTCGACGAAGCCGATGGCCGCCAGGCGCGCCTCGGCCTGCGCGCTGGTCAGGTTGAGGCCCTCAGCCGGCAGCGCGGCCACCGCGGAGAGCAGCGGCCGGTAGAACAGGCGCTCGTGCAGGCCGCGCACCCGCTGCTTGCCGGCCGCCCAGCGGGCGCGCAGCTCGCCGGCGCCGCCGGCCAGCCCGCTGGAGCGCGCGAGCACCCGCAGGGCGTCCTCGCTGCGGGGCATCAGGTGGGTGCGGCGCAGCCGCTGCAACTGCAGCCGGTGTTCGAGCAGGCGCAGCATCCGGTAGTCCTGGGCGAACTCGGCCGCCTCGACCCGGCCGATGTAGCCGGCATCCGCCAGCGCCACCAGGGCGGGCAGCGTGCCCCCGTGCCGCACGCTCTCGTCGCTCTGGCCGTGCACGAGCTGCAGCAGCTGCACGGTGAACTCGATGTCGCGCAGGCCGCCAGGGCCGAGTTTCAGCTGCACGTCGACCTCATCGTCGGGGATGTGCGCCGTCACGCGCTCGCGCATGCGCTGCACAGACTCGACGAAGCCCTCCCGATCGGAGCTGTTCCACACGGCGGGGGCGAGGGCGCGCACGTAACGCTCCCCCAGCTCCCGGTCGCCGGCCAGCGGGCGGGCCTTCAGGAGCGCCTGGAACTCCCAGTTCTTGGCCCAGCGCTCGTAGTAGGCGAGGTGGGATTCGAGGGTGCGCACGAGGGCGCCGTCCTTGCCCTCCGGGCGCAGGTTCGCGTCCACCTCCCAGAGCCCCGGCTCCACCAGCGGCTCGGAGATGCCGCGCATGGTGAGCAGGGCCAGCCGGGTGGCGATGTCGACGGCGCGGGCGTTGTCGAGCCCGTCGCCGGCCTCGGCGATGAAGATCACGTCGACGTCGCTGACGTAGTTGAGCTCGTGCGCGCCGGCCTTGCCCATGCCCATGATGCTGAGCCGAGTGGCGTCCACCTCCGCGGCAGCGAAGAGCCCGAAGGCGGCCGAGCCGGCGGATGTCACCGCGCGCCGGGCCACGGCCAGCGAGGCGTCCAGGGTGGCCCCGGCCAGGTCGGCCAGCGCCCCGGCGATGCCGTCGATCCCAGCGACCGGGTCGTACTGCTCGAGGTCGAAGGCGGCCAGCCGGGCCAGCCACCAGCGGTAGCGCACGCGCAGCCGCGCCCAGGCCGCCTCGTCGCCGCCGGCGCTGCCCACCGCGCTGCCGGAGACGGCGGCGAGCAGGTCGGCGCCCAGCTCTGCGGCATCCGGCAGCGCGGCCAGCGGCTCCGCCACGGCGGCGAGGGCGGCCGGCTGGCGCAGGAAGAACTCGGCCAGGCCCTCCGAGGCACCGAGCACGAGGGCGAGGCGCGCGGCCGTGTCCGGATCGGCCAACAGGGCGCCCGTCTCGACGGGGGCCTGCCGGAGCAGCGCGGTCAGGCTGCGCAGCGCGGAGTCGGCGTCGGCGGCCCGCGACAGCGCGCCGAGGATGCCGCGCGCGGGCGTGCCGCTCAACTCCTCGAACTCGGCCAGGCCGTCGGCCGCCGCGCCGAGTTCGAGGAAGCCGGCGCGGGCGAGCTCGGTCAGGCTGAAGCGCGCGGAAGCCATCTGCCGCGGTCTAGAGGATCTCGAGGTTGTTGCGCAGCTCGAACGGGGTCACCTGGTTGCGGTACTCCCGCCACTCCTTGCGCTTGTTGAGCAGCACGTAGTTGAACACCTGCTCCCCCAGCGTCTCGGCGACGAGCTCCGACTCCTCCATGTACTGGATGGCGTGGTCGAGGCTGGCCGGCAGCTGGGCGTAGCCGAGCGCGCGGCGCTCGGTGTCGCTCAGGCTCCAGACGTTGTCCTCGGCCTCCTCCGGCAGTTCGTACTCCTCCTCGATGCCCTTGAGGCCGGCGGCCAGCATGAGCGAGAAGGAGAGGTATGGGTTCGCGGCGGAGTCGATGGCACGGTATTCAATGCGCGCGCTCTGGCCCTTGTTCGGCTTGTACAGCGGCACCCGGATGAGCGCGGAGCGGTTGTTGTGCCCCCAGCAGACGAAGCTGGGCGCCTCGTCGCCGCCCCAGAGCCGCTTGTAGGAGTTCACGAACTGGTTCGTGACGGCGGTGATCTCGGGCGCGTGCTTGAGCAGGCCGGCGATGAAGTGGCGGCCGGTCTTGGAGAGCTGGTACTGCGCGCCCGGCTCGTAGAAGGCGTTGGCGTCGCCCTCGAACAGGGACAGGTGCGTGTGCATGCCCGAGCCGGGGTGGTCGGAGAAGGGCTTCGGCATGAACGTGGCGTAGACGCCCTGCTCGATCGCGACCTCCTTGATGACCGTGCGGAACGTCATGATGTTGTCGGCGGTGGTCAGCGCGTCCGCGTAGCGGAGGTCGATCTCGTTCTGGCCGGGGCCCGCCTCGTGGTGGCTGAACTCGACCGAGATGCCGAGGTCCTCCAGCATCCGCACGGAGCTGCGGCGGAAGTCGTGCGCGGTTCCGCCCGGAACGTTGTCGAAGTAGCCGGCCGAGTCGACCGGGATCGGACCGTTCTTGCCGTACTTCGAGGACTTCAGCAGGTAGAACTCGATCTCGGGGTGCGTGTAGAAGGTGAAGCCGCGGTCGGCCGCCTTCGCCAGCGTGCGCTTGAGCACGTTGCGCGGGTCGGCGACGGCCGGCGCCCCGTCGGGCGTGCTGATGTCGCAAAACATGCGCGCGGTCGGGTCGACGTCGCCCCGCCAGGGCAGGATCTGGAAGGTGCTGGGGTCTGGGTGCGCGAGCAGGTCAGACTCGTAGGTGCGGGTGAGGCCCTCGATCGCGGAGCCGTCGAATCCGAGGCCCTCCGTGAACGCGCCCTCCACCTCGGCCGGGGCGATGGCCACCGACTTCAGCGTGCCGACGACGTCGGTGAACCACAGGCGGATGAATTTGACGCCCCGTTCCTCAATGGTCCGAAGAACGAAGTCACGCTGCTTGTCCATTCATGCCCTTTCTCGCTGGCTTCCAGAGTAGTGCGTAGCCGCCGCGTCTGCGGGCGCTCGATAGACTGCCGCTATGTCTGAGCAAGCAGCCGAAGTCTCCAACCCCTACGGCGGGTCCAACACCGCCGGGCCGAAGCGCGTGCGCACCCGGCATTTCCAGATCGCCAAGGACAACGGCGTCAAGATCACGGGGCTGACCAGTTACGACCAGCTCACGGCCCGCATCTTCGATGAGGCCGGCATCGACTTCCTGCTCGTCGGCGACTCCGCCGGCAACACGGTTCTCGGCTACGACACCACCCTGCCAGTCACCGTCGACGAGCTGATCCCGTTGACCAGGGCCGTGGCATCCGCGGCCAAGCGGGCCCTCGTCGTGGCCGACATGCCGTTCGGCTCCTACGAGGTGAACCCGGAGGAGGCGCTGCACACCGCCATCCGCTTCATGAAGGAGACCGGGGCGCACGCCGTCAAGCTGGAGGGCGGTGAGCGCAGCGCGCAGCAGATCCGCCGCATCGTGCAGGCCGGCATCCCGGTCATGGCGCACATCGGCTTCACCCCGCAGAGCGAGCACGGCCTCGGCGGCCACATGATCCAGGGCCGCGGTGCCGGCGCGGATCAGCTGCTCGCCGACGCCCTCGCGGTTCAGGATGCCGGCGCCTTCGCCGTCGTGCTCGAGATGGTGCCCGCCGCGGCCGCCGCCGCGGTCACCGCCGCG carries:
- a CDS encoding bifunctional [glutamine synthetase] adenylyltransferase/[glutamine synthetase]-adenylyl-L-tyrosine phosphorylase; its protein translation is MASARFSLTELARAGFLELGAAADGLAEFEELSGTPARGILGALSRAADADSALRSLTALLRQAPVETGALLADPDTAARLALVLGASEGLAEFFLRQPAALAAVAEPLAALPDAAELGADLLAAVSGSAVGSAGGDEAAWARLRVRYRWWLARLAAFDLEQYDPVAGIDGIAGALADLAGATLDASLAVARRAVTSAGSAAFGLFAAAEVDATRLSIMGMGKAGAHELNYVSDVDVIFIAEAGDGLDNARAVDIATRLALLTMRGISEPLVEPGLWEVDANLRPEGKDGALVRTLESHLAYYERWAKNWEFQALLKARPLAGDRELGERYVRALAPAVWNSSDREGFVESVQRMRERVTAHIPDDEVDVQLKLGPGGLRDIEFTVQLLQLVHGQSDESVRHGGTLPALVALADAGYIGRVEAAEFAQDYRMLRLLEHRLQLQRLRRTHLMPRSEDALRVLARSSGLAGGAGELRARWAAGKQRVRGLHERLFYRPLLSAVAALPAEGLNLTSAQAEARLAAIGFVDPRGALAHIAALTAGVSRRATIQRHLLPVMLQWFADGADPDYGLLAFRRLSDSLGGTHWFLRMLRDSSGAAERLTRVLSGSRFIGELLELTPESVAWLEGDEELRPRSRASLAEETRAVLARHESPDAAAAVLRGIRRREVLRLAFAATLDLCTVEELGQGLSDVTENLIDGLVRAIRGPVAATESGEAHDGIEFAVIAMGRFGGQELGFGSDADVMYVYRPAGLEPEPAQKRSQAIVAALNRLSEDSRLPLDLDIGLRPEGKNGPVTRSLDSYKAYYARWSLTWEAQALLRARGAVGDPALLADFMAAADVVRYPEEIADSAVREVKRIKARVESERLPQGADPLRHLKLGRGSLSDVEWFVQLLQLQHGASVEGLRTPSTLRALQAAVDAGLVDGADAETLRAAWLLASRARSAMTLWINKTGDLLPRDRIQLGGVARLLNYPPGAANRLEEDYLAVTRRARAVFEREFYGVPERGTPSTG
- the glnA gene encoding type I glutamate--ammonia ligase, yielding MDKQRDFVLRTIEERGVKFIRLWFTDVVGTLKSVAIAPAEVEGAFTEGLGFDGSAIEGLTRTYESDLLAHPDPSTFQILPWRGDVDPTARMFCDISTPDGAPAVADPRNVLKRTLAKAADRGFTFYTHPEIEFYLLKSSKYGKNGPIPVDSAGYFDNVPGGTAHDFRRSSVRMLEDLGISVEFSHHEAGPGQNEIDLRYADALTTADNIMTFRTVIKEVAIEQGVYATFMPKPFSDHPGSGMHTHLSLFEGDANAFYEPGAQYQLSKTGRHFIAGLLKHAPEITAVTNQFVNSYKRLWGGDEAPSFVCWGHNNRSALIRVPLYKPNKGQSARIEYRAIDSAANPYLSFSLMLAAGLKGIEEEYELPEEAEDNVWSLSDTERRALGYAQLPASLDHAIQYMEESELVAETLGEQVFNYVLLNKRKEWREYRNQVTPFELRNNLEIL
- the panB gene encoding 3-methyl-2-oxobutanoate hydroxymethyltransferase encodes the protein MSEQAAEVSNPYGGSNTAGPKRVRTRHFQIAKDNGVKITGLTSYDQLTARIFDEAGIDFLLVGDSAGNTVLGYDTTLPVTVDELIPLTRAVASAAKRALVVADMPFGSYEVNPEEALHTAIRFMKETGAHAVKLEGGERSAQQIRRIVQAGIPVMAHIGFTPQSEHGLGGHMIQGRGAGADQLLADALAVQDAGAFAVVLEMVPAAAAAAVTAALTIPTIGVGAGPDVDGQLLVWTDFAGMGEGRVPKFVRQYANVRQVLLDAVTEFRGDVDSGAYPAAEHSYE